In a single window of the Gossypium hirsutum isolate 1008001.06 chromosome D02, Gossypium_hirsutum_v2.1, whole genome shotgun sequence genome:
- the LOC107909240 gene encoding uncharacterized protein: MSSSRRAWIVAASIGAVEALKDQGICRWNYAAKAVVQHAKNYVRSASQAKNLSSQSSAAISKGLRQSKQSEESLRTVMYLSCWGPN, from the coding sequence ATGAGTTCAAGTAGGAGAGCATGGATTGTTGCAGCTAGTATTGGAGCTGTGGAAGCACTGAAGGACCAAGGCATCTGCAGATGGAACTATGCTGCAAAGGCGGTTGTGCAGCATGCCAAGAACTACGTGAGGTCAGCTTCACAGGCCAAGAACCTCTCCTCTCAATCGTCAGCTGCAATTTCCAAAGGACTGAGGCAGTCTAAACAATCAGAAGAGTCTTTGAGGACTGTCATGTACTTGAGTTGCTGGGGTCCCAACTGA
- the LOC107907774 gene encoding transcription factor MYB41, protein MGRTPCCDKSGLKKGPWTAEEDLKLTNYIQVHGPGNWRTLPKNAGLQRCGKSCRLRWTNYLRPDIRRGRFSFEEEETIIQLHGILGNKWSAIAGQLPGRTDNEIKNYWNTHIRKRLLRNGIDPVTHAPRLDLLDLSSIISSTLCNQSLLNVSNLLGTQALLNPQLLSLANTLLSLKQENPEMLMQYLHQNQLNLDPSLQAPIASVCTTTSTVPCCTSMLSQTGLIQATGEGFFSSDKTNFSYPNSQENLTNLTNEFAAQPHYVQCSTNPTVPILSETSKFQSMDGSFDSVRSSAISSPTPLNSSSTFVNSSSTDDERESFSSLLKFEIPEGLDINDFM, encoded by the exons ATGGGGAGAACTCCTTGCTGTGACAAAAGTGGCCTCAAGAAAGGTCCCTGGACTGCCGAGGAAGATCTTAAGCTGACTAACTATATTCAGGTTCATGGACCAGGAAACTGGCGTACTCTCCCTAAGAATGCCG GTCTCCAAAGATGTGGGAAGAGTTGCCGTCTCAGATGGACGAACTACCTTAGACCTGATATCAGGAGAGGAAGGTTCtcatttgaagaagaagaaactaTAATTCAACTACACGGTATCTTGGGGAACAA GTGGTCGGCTATTGCGGGTCAATTGCCAGGAAGGACCGATAATGAAATCAAGAATTACTGGAACACCCATATCAGGAAAAGGCTTCTAAGGAATGGGATCGATCCAGTGACACATGCTCCTCGCCTTGATTTGCTTGACCTTTCTTCCATTATCAGCTCAACTTTGTGCAACCAATCGCTTCTCAATGTGTCAAACTTGTTAGGTACACAAGCTCTCCTAAATCCTCAACTGCTCAGCCTAGCAAACACCCTCTTGTCTTTAAAACAAGAAAACCCAGAAATGCTGATGCAATATCTCCACCAAAACCAACTAAATCTAGACCCCTCGTTACAAGCTCCCATTGCTTCAGTTTGCACCACCACGTCCACCGTCCCTTGTTGTACTTCGATGCTAAGCCAAACAGGACTCATACAAGCCACCGGAGAAGGTTTTTTCTCTTCCGATAAGACGAACTTCAGCTACCCAAATTCCCAAGAAAATTTGACAAATTTAACCAATGAATTTGCTGCGCAACCACATTACGTGCAGTGCAGCACAAATCCTACAGTTCCCATTCTGTCTGAAACTTCCAAGTTCCAATCAATGGATGGCAGCTTTGATTCGGTGAGGTCGTCGGCGATATCAAGTCCAACGCCTTTGAACTCATCATCTACATTCGTGAACAGCAGCAGTACCGATGACGAGAGAGAAAGCTTTAGCAGCTTGCTTAAGTTTGAAATACCGGAGGGCTTGGATATTAATGattttatgtaa
- the LOC107909241 gene encoding uncharacterized protein, translated as MSSTSRAWVVAASIGAVEALKDQGICRWNYTVRSVVQHAKNHVRSASQAKNLSSQSSAAISKGLNKSKQSEESLRTVMYLSCWGPN; from the coding sequence ATGAGTTCTACAAGCAGAGCATGGGTTGTTGCAGCTAGTATTGGAGCTGTGGAGGCTCTGAAAGATCAAGGTATTTGCAGATGGAACTACACAGTAAGGTCAGTTGTGCAGCATGCCAAGAACCATGTGAGGTCAGCTTCACAGGCCAAGAACCTCTCCTCTCAATCCTCAGCTGCAATTTCAAAGGGACTGAACAAGTCTAAACAATCAGAAGAGTCTTTGAGGACTGTCATGTACTTGAGCTGTTGGGGTCCCAACTGA
- the LOC107909244 gene encoding uncharacterized protein encodes MSSTSRAWIAAASIGAVEALKDQGICRWNYTARSVVQHAKNHVRSASQVKNLSSQSSAAISKGLLQSKQSEESLRTVMYLSCWGPN; translated from the coding sequence ATGAGTTCAACTAGCAGAGCGTGGATTGCTGCAGCTAGTATTGGAGCTGTGGAGGCACTGAAAGACCAAGGTATCTGCAGATGGAACTACACAGCAAGGTCAGTTGTGCAGCATGCCAAGAACCATGTGAGGTCAGCTTCACAGGTCAAGAACCTCTCTTCTCAATCCTCAGCTGCAATTTCTAAGGGACTGTTGCAGTCTAAACAATCAGAAGAGTCTTTGAGGACTGTCATGTACTTGAGCTGTTGGGGTCCCAACTGA
- the LOC107909243 gene encoding uncharacterized protein — translation MSSTSRAWIVAASIGAVEALKDQGICRWNYTVRSAVQHAKNHMRSASQAKNLSSQSSAAISKGLRQSKQSEEALRTVMYLSCWGPN, via the coding sequence ATGAGTTCAACAAGCAGAGCATGGATTGTTGCAGCTAGTATTGGAGCTGTGGAGGCTCTGAAAGACCAAGGTATCTGCAGATGGAACTACACTGTAAGGTCAGCTGTCCAGCATGCCAAGAACCATATGAGATCAGCTTCTCAGGCCAAGAACCTCTCATCTCAATCCTCAGCCGCAATTTCCAAAGGACTGAGGCAGTCTAAACAATCAGAAGAGGCTTTGAGGACTGTCATGTACTTGAGCTGTTGGGGTCCCAACTGA
- the LOC107909242 gene encoding uncharacterized protein: MSSSSRAWIVAASIGAVEALKDQGICRWNYTVRSVVQHAKNHVRSASQAKNLSSQSSAAISKGLNKSKQSEESLRTVMYLSCWGPN; encoded by the coding sequence ATGAGTTCAAGTAGCAGAGCATGGATTGTTGCAGCTAGTATTGGAGCTGTGGAGGCACTGAAAGACCAAGGTATCTGCAGATGGAACTACACAGTAAGGTCAGTTGTGCAGCATGCCAAGAACCATGTGAGGTCAGCTTCACAGGCCAAGAACCTCTCTTCTCAATCCTCAGCTGCAATTTCAAAGGGACTGAACAAGTCTAAACAATCGGAAGAGTCTTTGAGGACAGTCATGTACTTGAGTTGTTGGGGTCCCAACTGA